From the genome of Brachyhypopomus gauderio isolate BG-103 chromosome 20, BGAUD_0.2, whole genome shotgun sequence, one region includes:
- the rims1b gene encoding regulating synaptic membrane exocytosis 1b isoform X6: protein MSASVGPQGGPRPPTAPASMPDIPDLSHLTEEERTIIMAVMARQKEEEEKEQAMLKTLHQQFESYKKQVERIGVETKQPQTSHKDDAPTCGICHKTKFADGCGHLCSYCQTKFCARCGGRVALRSNNCLIGKDRVMWVCNLCRKQQEILIKSGEWFSSGPRPRPLSLGAPATRPEADVERKPRPRSQIPVVTNFSAPNDPQAPSSGPAERVRAAGTMPASRARSEPPREKRRPVSLHEQNGKVVIRGDRRLGPGRQPSQAAEDQAPGGRWDARRLEKGHSHEYIHHKNDPAHSDQRRRQEEEERERQRREEEYQTRYRSDPNLARYPVKPQKEEQEMRMHAKVSKMRQERHHSDLAINEVGLAQDGGDAPGNRLGRRSAAGEDGKTLLENHRAYSIDRTVGGSGSGGHGHLHKPRMGPTGPPDLRDGQDWSSKGHLEPKSVTLLHKTKREKAAESFRKDSSLSSDQSECLRPPPPRAYRPKRGLNKRQMSISSSEEEGGSTPEYTSCEDVEIESMSEKGEWDCHPLDPTVWHHPVTWQPSKEGDHLIGRITLSKRSAMPQEAGSLLGLKVVGGKMTETGRLGAFITKVKKGSLADVVGHLRAGDEVLQWNGKALPGATKKEVYNIILESQSAPQVEIVVSRPIGDTPRIPEKSHPPLESTGSSSIDESQKMDRPSISVMSPTSPGILRDLPQVLPGQLSVKLWYDKVGHQLIVNVLQAIDLPTRPDGRPRNAYVKMYFLPDRSDKSKRRTKTVKKSTEPKWNQTFLYSHVHRRDFRERMLEITVWDQPRAQEEESDFLGEILIELETALLDDQAHWYKLQSHDVSSLPLPQPSPCLPRRHVHGDSPSKKLQRSHRIIETDYDDAITIVSQAAERSSRERERSSTLAVPERQAALQHRSRSVSPHREDQCRARSRPAHVPMQRSLDEIHQKQHLSHSPTPYYSSSQEARSGDSDYDYSEESDLQPTLDRVRSASTTCLRPDTSFHSSERRSGSLDRPACPKANKKVVARDRIQPTSILRGSRWRTDALLQPFVPSGPAGSCPSSLRSLDRAHLHGGPFSPTGSPLSVRRGRQLPQLPAKSSSVEQALAVEERTRQFSHIRVSPHRPGTVSSAHDQQMELKNKREMYKRSCDNMSARSSDSDMSDVSAISRASSASRLSSGSYMSVQSERPHGHVSRHLRASMGRGMLKSMSGDITGTERTDGSQSDTALGTVGGGAKKRRSSLNARFVAIVGSRRSRSTSQISQTEASNKKSKGSGSIQRSQETGMAVELQRNMSRQPSRESNNGSMASYNSEGSPIFPAVRVETQFSDFLDGLGPAQLVGRQTLATPSVGDIQIGMVNKKGQLEVEVIRARGLVQKPGSKSLPAPYVKVYLLHNGAYVAKKKTKIARKTLDPLYQQTLQFEESPQGKVLQVIVWGDYGRMDHKSFMGVAQILLEELDLASNVIGWYKLFPPSSLVDPTLASLTRRASQSSLDGSPGPGAVRS from the exons AGTTCGAGAGCTATAAGAAGCAGGTGGAGCGGATTGGGGTGGAGACCAAACAGCCCCAGACCTCCCACAAGGACGATGCCCCCACCTGCGGGATCTGCCACAAGACCAAGTTCGCCGACGGCTGCGGGCACCTCTGCTCCTACTGCCAGACCAAGTTCTGCGCCCGCTGCGGGGGACGGGTGGCTCTGCGCTCCAACAAC TGTCTCATAGGGAAGGACAGG GTGATGTGGGTATGCAACCTGTGCAGAAAGCAGCAGGAGATCCTCATTAAGTCGGGGGAATGGTTCTCATCAGGCCCCAGACCCAGGCCACTCAGCCTGGGCGCCCCTGCCACCCGTCCTGAGGCCGACGTGGAGAGGAAGCCACGTCCTAGGTCACAGATCCCTGTCGTCACCAACTTCTCTGCTCCCAACGACCCCCAGGCACCCAGCAGTGGGCCTGCTGAACGGGTCAGGGCAGCGGGCACCATGCCGGCCTCACGAGCCCGCAGTGAACCTCCACGAGAGAA GAGGAGGCCAGTGTCTCTACATGAACAGAATGGCAAGGTTGTCATCCGAGGTGACAGAAGGTTGGGGCCAGGCAGGCAACCTTCTCAGGCTGCAGAAGACCAAGCGCCAGGGGGGAGATGGGATGCCAGACGTCTTGAGAAAGGCCATTCACACGAGTACATCCACCATAAGAATGACCCAGCCCACTCCGACCAGAGGAGGaggcaggaggaagaggagcgggaGCGCCAGCGGCGGGAGGAAGAGTACCAGACGCGCTACCGCAGCGACCCGAACTTGGCGCGCTACCCCGTCAAGCCTCAAAAGGAGGAACAAGAGATGCGCATGCACGCCAAAGTTTCTAAAATGAGGCAGGAGCGTCACCACAGCGACCTGGCCATCAACGAGGTGGGCCTAGCTCAAGATGGAGGCGACGCTCCAGGGAACAGACTGGGTAGGAGATCAGCAGCTGGTGAAGACGGCAAGACACTTTTAGAAAACCACCGGGCTTACTCTATAGACAGGACCGTGGGGGGCAGTGGCAGTGGGGGACATGGACACCTTCACAAGCCTCGCATGGGCCCCACAGGCCCTCCAGACCTCAGGGACGGACAGGACTGGAGCTCCAAGGGCCACCTGGAGCCCAAGTCAGTGACTTTACTGCACAAGACCAAGCGGGAGAAGGCGGCCGAGAGCTTCCGGAAGGACTCCTCCCTCAGCTCTGACCAGTCAGAGTGTCTACGACCCCCTCCTCCGAGGGCTTACAGGCCCAAGCGAGGTCTCAACAAGAGGCAGATGTCCATTAGCAGCTCAGAGGAGGAGGGCGGCTCTACACCCGAGTACACCAGCtgtgaagatgttgagattgaAAGCATGAGCGAGAAAG GTGAATGGGACTGCCATCCTCTGGACCCCACTGTGTGGCAT CATCCAGTCACCTGGCAGCCATCCAAAGAGGGTGATCACCTGATCGGCCGCATCACCCTGAGCAAGCGCTCGGCTATGCCCCAAGAAGCAGGCTCCCTGCTGGGATTAAAG GTGGTTGGCGGGAAAatgacagagacagggagactggGAGCTTTCATCACCAAAGTGAAGAAAGGAAGCCTAGCAGACGTTGTTGGCCACTTACGAGCAG GTGATGAGGTGCTGCAGTGGAATGGGAAGGCATTGCCTGGAGCCACCAAGAAAGAAGTGTACAACATCATTTTAGAGTCACAGTCTGCGCCTCAAGTTGAAATCGTTGTTTCAAGACCAATTGG AGACACACCAAGAATTCCTGAGAAGTCACATCCTCCTCTCGAATCTA CTGGATCCAGTTCTATAGATGAGTCTCAGAAGATGGACCGTCCTTCCATCTCTGTAATGTCCCCAACGAGTCCCGGAATATTGCGAGACCTTCCTCAGGTCCTACCTGGTCAACTTTCT GTGAAATTGTGGTATGACAAGGTTGGCCATCAGCTTATTGTCAACGTCTTACAAGCCATAGACCTGCCCACCCGCCCAGACGGCCGACCACGGAACGCTTACGTTAAAATGTACTTCCTTCCTGACAGGAG TGACAAGAGCAAACGGAGGACTAAGACAGTGAAGAAGAGCACGGAACCCAAGTGGAACCAGACGTTCCTGTACTCACACGTCCACCGCCGGGACTTCAGAGAGCGCATGCTGGAGATCACCGTCTGGGACCAGCCCCGGGCACAAGAGGAGGAAAGTGACTTCcttggagag ATCCTGATCGAGCTGGAGACGGCCCTGCTGGACGACCAGGCACACTGGTACAAGCTGCAGTCCCACGACGTCTCCTCGCTGCCCCTGCCTCAGCCGTCCCCCTGTCTGCCCCGCAGACATGTGCACGGAGACAGCCCCAGCAAGAAGCTCCAGA GATCTCACCGCATCATTGAGACTGATTATGATGATGCAATTACGATAGTCTCCCAAG CGGCAGAGCGGAGctccagggagagggagaggagcagCACCCTGGCGGTGCCTGAGAGGCAGGCGGCTCTACAGCACCGCTCACGTTCCGTCTCACCACACCGGGAGGACCAGTGCAGAGCCCGCTCACGCCCGGCACACGTGCCCATGCAGAG GAGTCTGGATGAAATTCACCAGAAGCAGCACTTGTCCCACTCCCCCACACCCTACTACAGCTCCTCACAGGAAGCACGTTCTGGAGACTCGGACTACGACTACTCTGAGGAGAG TGATCTTCAGCCAACATTGGACCGAGTCAGGAGTGCCAGTACCACCTGCTTGAGGCCAGACACCAGTTTCCACTCTTCTGAAAG GAGGTCAGGCAGTTTGGACAGGCCTGCCTGTCCAAAAGCGAATAAGAAAGTTGTGGCCCGTGACAG GATCCAGCCCACCTCCATCCTGCGGGGCAGCAGGTGGAGGACAGATGCGCTACTCCAACCCTTTGTTCCCAGTGGCCCGGCGGGCTCCTGCCCCAGCTCCCTGCGCTCTCTGGACAG GGCACATCTGCACGGTGGCCCTTTCTCTCCCACGGGGTCTCCCTTGTCTGTACGCAGGGGCAGACAGTTACCCCAGCTCCCTGCGAAGAGCAGCAGTGTAGAGCAAG cTCTAGCTGTAGAGGAGCGGACTCGTCAGTTCAGTCATATCCGAGTCTCCCCTCATCGTCCGGGCACCGTCAGCTCGGCCCACGACCAACAGATGGAGCTGAAGAACAAGAGAGAG ATGTATAAGCGGAGCTGTGACAACATGTCAGCGAGGTCGTCGGACAGCGACATGAGTGACGTGTCGGCCATTTCACGGGCCAGCAGCGCATCCCGTCTCAGCAGTGGCAGCTACATGTCCGTTCAGTCGGAGCGGCCACACGGACACGTCAG CCGGCATTTGCGGGCGTCGATGGGCCGGGGTATGCTGAAGAGCATGAGCGGTGACATCACTGGGACAGAGCGCACGGACGGCAGCCAATCAGACACGGCGCTGGGCACGGTGGGCGGCGGCGCCAAGAAGAGACGTTCCAGCCTGAACGCCCGCTTCGTGGCCATCGTGGGCAGCCGACGCAGCCGCAGCACGTCTCAGATCAGCCAGACAG AGGCGTCCAATAAGAAGTCAAAGGGAAGCGGGTCGATCCAGCGGAGCCAAGAAACGGGGATGGCCGTGGAGCTGCAGCGCAACATGAGCAGACAGCCCAGCCGCGAGTCCAACAACGGCAGCATGGCCAGCTACAACTCTGAGGGAAG TCCGATCTTCCCAGCTGTGAGAGTGGAGACTCAGTTCAGCGACTTCCTGGACGGACTTGGTCCCGCCCAGCTGGTTGGCCGACAAACCTTGGCCACGCCCTCTGTCG GAGACATTCAGATTGGTATGGTGAACAAGAAAGGCCAGCTAGAGGTGGAGGTGATCCGCGCCCGGGGACTGGTTCAGAAACCCGGCTCAAAATCGCTTCCTG CTCCCTATGTTAAGGTGTATCTGCTGCACAACGGGGCATATGTAGCCAAAAAGAAGACCAAGATTGCACGGAAAACACTCGACCCCCTGTATCAGCAAACCCTGCAGTTTGAAGAGAGTCCACAGGGTAAAGTGTTGCAG GTAATTGTCTGGGGAGACTATGGGCGAATGGACCACAAATCGTTCATGGGAGTAGCACAGATCCTATTGGAGGAGCTGGACCTGGCCagcaatgtgattggctggtaCAAACTTTTTCCACCCTCCTCCTTAGTGGACCCTACGCTTGCCTCATTGACTCGACGTGCTTCCCAGTCGTCTCTGGATGGTTCCCCGGGTCCAGGGGCAGTTCGGTCATAG
- the rims1b gene encoding regulating synaptic membrane exocytosis 1b isoform X11, whose product MSASVGPQGGPRPPTAPASMPDIPDLSHLTEEERTIIMAVMARQKEEEEKEQAMLKTLHQQFESYKKQVERIGVETKQPQTSHKDDAPTCGICHKTKFADGCGHLCSYCQTKFCARCGGRVALRSNNCLIGKDRVMWVCNLCRKQQEILIKSGEWFSSGPRPRPLSLGAPATRPEADVERKPRPRSQIPVVTNFSAPNDPQAPSSGPAERVRAAGTMPASRARSEPPREKRRPVSLHEQNGKVVIRGDRRLGPGRQPSQAAEDQAPGGRWDARRLEKGHSHEYIHHKNDPAHSDQRRRQEEEERERQRREEEYQTRYRSDPNLARYPVKPQKEEQEMRMHAKVSKMRQERHHSDLAINEVGLAQDGGDAPGNRLGRRSAAGEDGKTLLENHRAYSIDRTVGGSGSGGHGHLHKPRMGPTGPPDLRDGQDWSSKGHLEPKSVTLLHKTKREKAAESFRKDSSLSSDQSECLRPPPPRAYRPKRGLNKRQMSISSSEEEGGSTPEYTSCEDVEIESMSEKGEWDCHPLDPTVWHHPVTWQPSKEGDHLIGRITLSKRSAMPQEAGSLLGLKVVGGKMTETGRLGAFITKVKKGSLADVVGHLRAGDEVLQWNGKALPGATKKEVYNIILESQSAPQVEIVVSRPIGDTPRIPEKSHPPLESTGSSSIDESQKMDRPSISVMSPTSPGILRDLPQVLPGQLSVKLWYDKVGHQLIVNVLQAIDLPTRPDGRPRNAYVKMYFLPDRSDKSKRRTKTVKKSTEPKWNQTFLYSHVHRRDFRERMLEITVWDQPRAQEEESDFLGEILIELETALLDDQAHWYKLQSHDVSSLPLPQPSPCLPRRHVHGDSPSKKLQRSHRIIETDYDDAITIVSQAAERSSRERERSSTLAVPERQAALQHRSRSVSPHREDQCRARSRPAHVPMQRSLDEIHQKQHLSHSPTPYYSSSQEARSGDSDYDYSEESEVLEVHRSIRGGSAECLHTNSDLQPTLDRVRSASTTCLRPDTSFHSSERAHLHGGPFSPTGSPLSVRRGRQLPQLPAKSSSVEQALAVEERTRQFSHIRVSPHRPGTVSSAHDQQMELKNKREMYKRSCDNMSARSSDSDMSDVSAISRASSASRLSSGSYMSVQSERPHGHVSRHLRASMGRGMLKSMSGDITGTERTDGSQSDTALGTVGGGAKKRRSSLNARFVAIVGSRRSRSTSQISQTEASNKKSKGSGSIQRSQETGMAVELQRNMSRQPSRESNNGSMASYNSEGSPIFPAVRVETQFSDFLDGLGPAQLVGRQTLATPSVGDIQIGMVNKKGQLEVEVIRARGLVQKPGSKSLPAPYVKVYLLHNGAYVAKKKTKIARKTLDPLYQQTLQFEESPQGKVLQVIVWGDYGRMDHKSFMGVAQILLEELDLASNVIGWYKLFPPSSLVDPTLASLTRRASQSSLDGSPGPGAVRS is encoded by the exons AGTTCGAGAGCTATAAGAAGCAGGTGGAGCGGATTGGGGTGGAGACCAAACAGCCCCAGACCTCCCACAAGGACGATGCCCCCACCTGCGGGATCTGCCACAAGACCAAGTTCGCCGACGGCTGCGGGCACCTCTGCTCCTACTGCCAGACCAAGTTCTGCGCCCGCTGCGGGGGACGGGTGGCTCTGCGCTCCAACAAC TGTCTCATAGGGAAGGACAGG GTGATGTGGGTATGCAACCTGTGCAGAAAGCAGCAGGAGATCCTCATTAAGTCGGGGGAATGGTTCTCATCAGGCCCCAGACCCAGGCCACTCAGCCTGGGCGCCCCTGCCACCCGTCCTGAGGCCGACGTGGAGAGGAAGCCACGTCCTAGGTCACAGATCCCTGTCGTCACCAACTTCTCTGCTCCCAACGACCCCCAGGCACCCAGCAGTGGGCCTGCTGAACGGGTCAGGGCAGCGGGCACCATGCCGGCCTCACGAGCCCGCAGTGAACCTCCACGAGAGAA GAGGAGGCCAGTGTCTCTACATGAACAGAATGGCAAGGTTGTCATCCGAGGTGACAGAAGGTTGGGGCCAGGCAGGCAACCTTCTCAGGCTGCAGAAGACCAAGCGCCAGGGGGGAGATGGGATGCCAGACGTCTTGAGAAAGGCCATTCACACGAGTACATCCACCATAAGAATGACCCAGCCCACTCCGACCAGAGGAGGaggcaggaggaagaggagcgggaGCGCCAGCGGCGGGAGGAAGAGTACCAGACGCGCTACCGCAGCGACCCGAACTTGGCGCGCTACCCCGTCAAGCCTCAAAAGGAGGAACAAGAGATGCGCATGCACGCCAAAGTTTCTAAAATGAGGCAGGAGCGTCACCACAGCGACCTGGCCATCAACGAGGTGGGCCTAGCTCAAGATGGAGGCGACGCTCCAGGGAACAGACTGGGTAGGAGATCAGCAGCTGGTGAAGACGGCAAGACACTTTTAGAAAACCACCGGGCTTACTCTATAGACAGGACCGTGGGGGGCAGTGGCAGTGGGGGACATGGACACCTTCACAAGCCTCGCATGGGCCCCACAGGCCCTCCAGACCTCAGGGACGGACAGGACTGGAGCTCCAAGGGCCACCTGGAGCCCAAGTCAGTGACTTTACTGCACAAGACCAAGCGGGAGAAGGCGGCCGAGAGCTTCCGGAAGGACTCCTCCCTCAGCTCTGACCAGTCAGAGTGTCTACGACCCCCTCCTCCGAGGGCTTACAGGCCCAAGCGAGGTCTCAACAAGAGGCAGATGTCCATTAGCAGCTCAGAGGAGGAGGGCGGCTCTACACCCGAGTACACCAGCtgtgaagatgttgagattgaAAGCATGAGCGAGAAAG GTGAATGGGACTGCCATCCTCTGGACCCCACTGTGTGGCAT CATCCAGTCACCTGGCAGCCATCCAAAGAGGGTGATCACCTGATCGGCCGCATCACCCTGAGCAAGCGCTCGGCTATGCCCCAAGAAGCAGGCTCCCTGCTGGGATTAAAG GTGGTTGGCGGGAAAatgacagagacagggagactggGAGCTTTCATCACCAAAGTGAAGAAAGGAAGCCTAGCAGACGTTGTTGGCCACTTACGAGCAG GTGATGAGGTGCTGCAGTGGAATGGGAAGGCATTGCCTGGAGCCACCAAGAAAGAAGTGTACAACATCATTTTAGAGTCACAGTCTGCGCCTCAAGTTGAAATCGTTGTTTCAAGACCAATTGG AGACACACCAAGAATTCCTGAGAAGTCACATCCTCCTCTCGAATCTA CTGGATCCAGTTCTATAGATGAGTCTCAGAAGATGGACCGTCCTTCCATCTCTGTAATGTCCCCAACGAGTCCCGGAATATTGCGAGACCTTCCTCAGGTCCTACCTGGTCAACTTTCT GTGAAATTGTGGTATGACAAGGTTGGCCATCAGCTTATTGTCAACGTCTTACAAGCCATAGACCTGCCCACCCGCCCAGACGGCCGACCACGGAACGCTTACGTTAAAATGTACTTCCTTCCTGACAGGAG TGACAAGAGCAAACGGAGGACTAAGACAGTGAAGAAGAGCACGGAACCCAAGTGGAACCAGACGTTCCTGTACTCACACGTCCACCGCCGGGACTTCAGAGAGCGCATGCTGGAGATCACCGTCTGGGACCAGCCCCGGGCACAAGAGGAGGAAAGTGACTTCcttggagag ATCCTGATCGAGCTGGAGACGGCCCTGCTGGACGACCAGGCACACTGGTACAAGCTGCAGTCCCACGACGTCTCCTCGCTGCCCCTGCCTCAGCCGTCCCCCTGTCTGCCCCGCAGACATGTGCACGGAGACAGCCCCAGCAAGAAGCTCCAGA GATCTCACCGCATCATTGAGACTGATTATGATGATGCAATTACGATAGTCTCCCAAG CGGCAGAGCGGAGctccagggagagggagaggagcagCACCCTGGCGGTGCCTGAGAGGCAGGCGGCTCTACAGCACCGCTCACGTTCCGTCTCACCACACCGGGAGGACCAGTGCAGAGCCCGCTCACGCCCGGCACACGTGCCCATGCAGAG GAGTCTGGATGAAATTCACCAGAAGCAGCACTTGTCCCACTCCCCCACACCCTACTACAGCTCCTCACAGGAAGCACGTTCTGGAGACTCGGACTACGACTACTCTGAGGAGAG TGAGGTTCTGGAGGTGCACAGGTCAATCCGGGGTGGGAGTGCTGAGTGCCTGCACACaaacag TGATCTTCAGCCAACATTGGACCGAGTCAGGAGTGCCAGTACCACCTGCTTGAGGCCAGACACCAGTTTCCACTCTTCTGAAAG GGCACATCTGCACGGTGGCCCTTTCTCTCCCACGGGGTCTCCCTTGTCTGTACGCAGGGGCAGACAGTTACCCCAGCTCCCTGCGAAGAGCAGCAGTGTAGAGCAAG cTCTAGCTGTAGAGGAGCGGACTCGTCAGTTCAGTCATATCCGAGTCTCCCCTCATCGTCCGGGCACCGTCAGCTCGGCCCACGACCAACAGATGGAGCTGAAGAACAAGAGAGAG ATGTATAAGCGGAGCTGTGACAACATGTCAGCGAGGTCGTCGGACAGCGACATGAGTGACGTGTCGGCCATTTCACGGGCCAGCAGCGCATCCCGTCTCAGCAGTGGCAGCTACATGTCCGTTCAGTCGGAGCGGCCACACGGACACGTCAG CCGGCATTTGCGGGCGTCGATGGGCCGGGGTATGCTGAAGAGCATGAGCGGTGACATCACTGGGACAGAGCGCACGGACGGCAGCCAATCAGACACGGCGCTGGGCACGGTGGGCGGCGGCGCCAAGAAGAGACGTTCCAGCCTGAACGCCCGCTTCGTGGCCATCGTGGGCAGCCGACGCAGCCGCAGCACGTCTCAGATCAGCCAGACAG AGGCGTCCAATAAGAAGTCAAAGGGAAGCGGGTCGATCCAGCGGAGCCAAGAAACGGGGATGGCCGTGGAGCTGCAGCGCAACATGAGCAGACAGCCCAGCCGCGAGTCCAACAACGGCAGCATGGCCAGCTACAACTCTGAGGGAAG TCCGATCTTCCCAGCTGTGAGAGTGGAGACTCAGTTCAGCGACTTCCTGGACGGACTTGGTCCCGCCCAGCTGGTTGGCCGACAAACCTTGGCCACGCCCTCTGTCG GAGACATTCAGATTGGTATGGTGAACAAGAAAGGCCAGCTAGAGGTGGAGGTGATCCGCGCCCGGGGACTGGTTCAGAAACCCGGCTCAAAATCGCTTCCTG CTCCCTATGTTAAGGTGTATCTGCTGCACAACGGGGCATATGTAGCCAAAAAGAAGACCAAGATTGCACGGAAAACACTCGACCCCCTGTATCAGCAAACCCTGCAGTTTGAAGAGAGTCCACAGGGTAAAGTGTTGCAG GTAATTGTCTGGGGAGACTATGGGCGAATGGACCACAAATCGTTCATGGGAGTAGCACAGATCCTATTGGAGGAGCTGGACCTGGCCagcaatgtgattggctggtaCAAACTTTTTCCACCCTCCTCCTTAGTGGACCCTACGCTTGCCTCATTGACTCGACGTGCTTCCCAGTCGTCTCTGGATGGTTCCCCGGGTCCAGGGGCAGTTCGGTCATAG